The Salmonirosea aquatica DNA window TATGGCGGTGGTTACCATGCTTCTTTTGCTGTTTCCTGTTAATCAACTACTTATTTATTCCCACACTCTGGAATAAGATGTACCAGGATCCCGAGCTGGGTATCGTTTTTCGGAAAAACAAAACCAAAGAACCGATCAGGCCACCTGTCAAACATGGTCTACAGCGCTTTCTCTTCACCGTGTTCTATACCGCCGTGATCTACTTTGGCTTCAAACTCCGGCACGAATCGGTCAATTATAAGCATGGAATTTTGATGGCCTATCTCTACTTCATGTACGGGGTAGGTACCATCCACATGGCCTTTGCATTCAGTTATATTTTAAGCGCTTACTAATACGCAACCCAACACGACCCCTTCACGCTTTGAAAGTACCTCTCCGTGGCCAACTACATTTCTGAAAACGACATAGAAGCCGCCTGCTGTGCGGTGCTCATGGATGAGCTGCACTACGACGAGCACCTAAACCTTTGGCAGCTTCCCAACGATGGAAATACGGCCTTCGGCCGCACCGATGCTGCCGACCTGGTCCGGCTGGGTACCCTGCGGGCCAGTGTGCGGAAGCTGAATATCGGCATTTCGGAAAAGGTGCTGGCGGAAGCCGTGCAGGAAATCACCAAAAGCCGGGCGCACCTGAGCTTGTTTGAAGCCAACCGGGAAATCACTTCCCTGCTGCGCGACGGCCACGAGGTACCCAACGCCAAGGGCGATTATACCAAAGAGCGGGTGCGGTACGTCGACTTCAATAAACCCGGGGCTAATCATTTCTGCGTGGTGCAGCAGCTCACCATCCGGGGCAAAGCTACCCGTCGGCCCGACCTGATCGTATACATCAACGGGCTGCCGATGGTGTTTGTAGAACTGAAAAATGCCATTGAATCCACCCAGCAAGCCTACACCAAAAACCTGAGCGACTACCGGCGCGACATCCCCACGCTGTTTCATTACAACATGGTGGTGGTCCTTTCCAACTCCATCGACACCAAGGTAGGCAGCCACACGGCCGATTACGAACAGGTTTTCAACTGGGAGAAAATCGCCGACGAAACCGAAACGCCGGTTCTCGAAACCGAAATCGACCTGTTGCGCGTTCTGCGCGGATTATTCCAGAAATACGTCCTGATCGACCTGCTGGAAAACTTCGTGCTGTTCTACGCCAACTGGGCCAAGATCGTGGCCAAGAACTACCAGTATCTGGGCGTCAACAATGCCCTGGAATCCTTCCGCCAGCGCGACCAGAACAACGGTAAATTGGGGGTATTCTGGCACACCCAGGGCAGCGGCAAAAGCTTTTCGATGGCTTTCTTCACCGAGAAGATCCGGCGCAAAGTCAGGGGCCAGTTCAAGTTCGTGATCGTAACGGACCGCGAGGATTTGGAGGTTCAGATTTACAAAACCTACGTCCGGTCGCAACTTATTGAAACAGGACAAGGAAGTGGAAAACAAAGCGAGGCCCGATTTCGGGTACCCACGGGCGCTTTTCTACCCAAGATGCTGACCGACGCTTCGACCTATGTTTTCACGCTAATCAACAAGTTTCGCGTCAATCCGAAAGACAAAGGGTTGCCTTACCCCAAGATTACCGACAGCAAGGATATTGTGGTGCTGGTGGACGAAGCCCACCGGAGCCAGTACGCCGAGATGGGCGAAAACATGCACCGTGGCCTGCCCAATGCCAATTACATTGCATTCACGGGAACGCCCCTGCTCGATGCCGACGAGAAAACCAAAGAATGGTTTGGCGACTACGTCAGCCGGTACGACTTCGCCGACAACGTGGCCGATGGCTCCACGGTGCGGATTTTCTACCAGAACCGGGTACCTAAGGTCCTCTTGCAAAACGACACGCTGAACGAAGAATACGCCGAAATCATCGAAGACGAAGACCTGAGCGACGAGCAGCAGGAGCGGCTCACCCGGCAGTATGCCAACGTAACCACCGTTATAACCGACAATGACCGGCTGGAAACCATCGCTAAAGATATTGTGGAGCATTTCCCCGAGCGGGGGTACCTGGGCAAGGGGATGGTCATTTCGATTGACAAGTTTACCGCCTTGAAGATGCACGACAAAGTAAAGCGGCACTGGGAGGATCGGATTAAGGAACTTCGGGGGCAAATCAACAAGCTGCCGGCCGGCTCGGCCGAACGGGCCCAACTGGAAACCAAACGCCGGTGGATGCGTGAAACTGAAATGTGCGTCGTCGTTTCCTACGAAGCCGACGAAGATAGCAAATTCAGTAAAGCCGTTCTGGATATGCGGCCCCACCGGGCCATAATGAATAGGACGTGGGGCGACGACCACGAAACCATCGAAGACCGGTTCCGGAATCCGGCCGACAAGTTGCGGTTGGTGTTTGTCTGCTCCAAGTGGCTGACGGGTTTCGACGCTCCGTCCGTTTCGACGCTATACCTGGACAAGCCTATGCAGAACCACACCCTCATGCAGACTATCGCGCGGGCCAACCGCGTAGCCCCCGCCTTAAAAAGCGACGGCAGCGTGGCAGTGGAAACGGACGATTTTGCAGACAGCCACGAAAAAAAGGCGGGAATTGTGGTGGACTACATTGGTGTATTTACCCGCTTGGAGAAGGCCTTGGCCAAATATGGCCGTTCTTCAGAGGGGAAAAGCACCTATCCCGCTGAATTATTCGACGACCTGTTGAAGTACCTGGATGCGGCTATTGATGTGGCGGTTGAATTCATGCATAGTCAGGGATTGGACATCACGCAGCTAACCGACAGCACCCAAACTTTCGATCAGTTGACCAATTTTCAGGCGTTTGCGGATAGCCTGTCGCGTACCGAAGAATTGAAAAAGGAATTTTCAGTCTTCCAAAACGCCATCAGTTCATTTTATGAGGCCTGCCGCCCTGAAATCCTCACTGAACGACTGCTGCCCCCGTCGCCCAACAAGGGCAAATACAAACGCACGAAGGAAGTTATCGAGTACCTCCGTAAAATCATCAGTCGCCGGATGGATGAAACGGGAGATTACGACCAGGCCAAGATCAAAGCGGATCAACTCATTGACGAGTCCATTATCTCCATGGGCTACACCATTCAGTCCCTGGCCGAAATCGACCTGAGCGACGTAGACTTTGACGCGTTGCAGCAAAGGTTCAAAGCCAAACCCTACAAGCACCTGGCCATAACCGATATGGTTGATTTTCTCAGGGGTCAGGTACAGAAACTGCTGAATAGAAATGTGAATCGGGTGGATTTGGCCCAGAAGCTCAATGACATTATCGCCAACTACAACAATGTCAGCAGCGATGTGGAAGCTTTTTTCAAGGCTTTGAAGGAATACGCCGAGCAACTGCGCGAAGAAGAAAAGCGGGCCGCCGCCGAAGGGCTCACCGAGGAAGAGCTAGAAATCTTCGACCTGCTATTCAAAGACGAACTGAGCCAGGCGGACAAAGACAAAGTGAAACGGGCCGCGCAGCACCTACTGCAAAAATTACAGGATGTTGACACCCGAAAAACGGTGTTAACTGTGGACTGGTATAAAGACGTGATGTTGCAGGGGCGGGTAAAAAAGCTGCTGGGAGACATTCTCGACAAAGAGTTGCCAAACTCCTACGACACCCAGCAATTCACCGAGAAGCGGGACACCGTATACCAACACGTTTACAAACTAGCAGCGCAAGGACAGCGGTACTGGGCGTAATTGATTTGACACTCCAACCTACAATCCTATTTGATAAAGATGACTGGGTAAAAAAAAAGTCTGTCATTTTAAAATAATTATAGTCAAAATCATATTGAATATTTTTATAATATTTATTTTTTAGGTACTTCCACTTTAATAAAAATCCTATATGAACACGGCATTTAATTCTTATATAAAAGATATCTTTATTGAAGTACCAAATTATAAATACAATCATAAGCCATTTTCATCGGATGCATCAAGAAATGAAAGTCACATTTTTATAGGCCGTGAAAAGTTAAAATCAAATTTTCTTCATATATTAAAAAATGGGAGTAAAAATGGCGCATATCTTGTTACTGGCTATCGAGGCATGGGCAAGACAAGTTTAGTAAATAATGTTGTAAGTACCTACGCGAAAGAAAGAAAAGAGGATGAAGTTAAACCGATAAAAATAAGCTTGGCACAATCAAAATTGGAAGAAACAGATGTATTAAGATATATCCTAAAAATATTACATGAAAATATTAGAGAAGAACGATTAAAGTATTATATGCCTTTTATAGATTATCGATCGTTACTTTTTGCAATTTTTAGTTTTTTTACAGGATTAATAATATTGTATAATTTCAAGCTGGGGTTTGAAATCAATGATTTGAAAGATTATTTAAAAGAAAGTTTAAGTTTTTGGGGTATAGTATTTATAGTTTTATGTATAGTAAGCTTTGTTTTAATATATACACTGGCAAAATATTTGTTAGAAGCATTAAATACTTTTGTTAATGAATATGGAAAATTAGAATTTCAATTATTATCAATTATAACAATTGGATTTGCATTAGAAATTCATCAAATGGGTTTTCTTTATACAAATATATTTATATTTATATTTGTATCATATATTGTGTTCATGATTTTTTTATTA harbors:
- a CDS encoding ATP-binding protein, with amino-acid sequence MNTAFNSYIKDIFIEVPNYKYNHKPFSSDASRNESHIFIGREKLKSNFLHILKNGSKNGAYLVTGYRGMGKTSLVNNVVSTYAKERKEDEVKPIKISLAQSKLEETDVLRYILKILHENIREERLKYYMPFIDYRSLLFAIFSFFTGLIILYNFKLGFEINDLKDYLKESLSFWGIVFIVLCIVSFVLIYTLAKYLLEALNTFVNEYGKLEFQLLSIITIGFALEIHQMGFLYTNIFIFIFVSYIVFMIFLLMIFYINNYKKYIKYIIYSKN
- a CDS encoding type I restriction endonuclease subunit R yields the protein MANYISENDIEAACCAVLMDELHYDEHLNLWQLPNDGNTAFGRTDAADLVRLGTLRASVRKLNIGISEKVLAEAVQEITKSRAHLSLFEANREITSLLRDGHEVPNAKGDYTKERVRYVDFNKPGANHFCVVQQLTIRGKATRRPDLIVYINGLPMVFVELKNAIESTQQAYTKNLSDYRRDIPTLFHYNMVVVLSNSIDTKVGSHTADYEQVFNWEKIADETETPVLETEIDLLRVLRGLFQKYVLIDLLENFVLFYANWAKIVAKNYQYLGVNNALESFRQRDQNNGKLGVFWHTQGSGKSFSMAFFTEKIRRKVRGQFKFVIVTDREDLEVQIYKTYVRSQLIETGQGSGKQSEARFRVPTGAFLPKMLTDASTYVFTLINKFRVNPKDKGLPYPKITDSKDIVVLVDEAHRSQYAEMGENMHRGLPNANYIAFTGTPLLDADEKTKEWFGDYVSRYDFADNVADGSTVRIFYQNRVPKVLLQNDTLNEEYAEIIEDEDLSDEQQERLTRQYANVTTVITDNDRLETIAKDIVEHFPERGYLGKGMVISIDKFTALKMHDKVKRHWEDRIKELRGQINKLPAGSAERAQLETKRRWMRETEMCVVVSYEADEDSKFSKAVLDMRPHRAIMNRTWGDDHETIEDRFRNPADKLRLVFVCSKWLTGFDAPSVSTLYLDKPMQNHTLMQTIARANRVAPALKSDGSVAVETDDFADSHEKKAGIVVDYIGVFTRLEKALAKYGRSSEGKSTYPAELFDDLLKYLDAAIDVAVEFMHSQGLDITQLTDSTQTFDQLTNFQAFADSLSRTEELKKEFSVFQNAISSFYEACRPEILTERLLPPSPNKGKYKRTKEVIEYLRKIISRRMDETGDYDQAKIKADQLIDESIISMGYTIQSLAEIDLSDVDFDALQQRFKAKPYKHLAITDMVDFLRGQVQKLLNRNVNRVDLAQKLNDIIANYNNVSSDVEAFFKALKEYAEQLREEEKRAAAEGLTEEELEIFDLLFKDELSQADKDKVKRAAQHLLQKLQDVDTRKTVLTVDWYKDVMLQGRVKKLLGDILDKELPNSYDTQQFTEKRDTVYQHVYKLAAQGQRYWA